In archaeon CG10_big_fil_rev_8_21_14_0_10_43_11, a genomic segment contains:
- a CDS encoding transcription factor S has product MFCEKCGSILSPSQGKLVCSSCGNEVLSEFRLEAKTKAKNKLLEEAKHDVNPIVSAKCRKCGNKNAYFAIKQTRASDEAATKFFRCTECGYTWRSYD; this is encoded by the coding sequence ATGTTTTGTGAGAAATGCGGCTCAATTCTTTCTCCGTCACAAGGAAAGCTTGTGTGCAGTTCGTGCGGCAATGAGGTTCTCTCTGAATTCAGGCTTGAAGCAAAAACAAAAGCAAAAAATAAGCTCTTAGAAGAAGCAAAACATGACGTTAACCCGATAGTGAGCGCAAAATGCAGAAAGTGCGGAAACAAGAATGCCTATTTTGCAATCAAGCAAACGCGCGCAAGCGATGAAGCTGCAACCAAATTCTTTCGCTGCACTGAATGCGGCTACACTTGGCGAAGCTATGACTAA
- a CDS encoding fibrillin, translating into MKLQQDKQLPGVYWLNNKLATKNRVRGQRVYGESKKRVGKDEYRMWDAKRSKLGAAIHNGARNLGLKDTSKVLYLGAASGTTVSHMSDMLTRGRIYAVEFAPRVMIQLINVAHKRDNLYPLLFDAHLPDEYAHFIEDVDVIFQDVAQRDQVHILIKNARVFLKKGGVALLALKARSVDVSKDPKDVFMQAEKDLKTYFDITFKVRLEPHEKDHMFFVLKKK; encoded by the coding sequence ATGAAATTACAACAGGACAAACAACTTCCCGGTGTGTATTGGCTCAACAATAAGCTTGCAACAAAAAATCGCGTGCGAGGACAGCGCGTGTATGGTGAATCAAAAAAACGCGTGGGAAAAGACGAGTATCGCATGTGGGATGCAAAACGAAGCAAGCTTGGCGCAGCAATCCACAATGGCGCGCGAAATCTGGGTCTTAAAGACACGTCAAAAGTGCTCTATCTTGGTGCAGCAAGCGGCACAACGGTTTCACACATGAGCGACATGCTCACACGAGGCCGCATATACGCAGTTGAGTTTGCACCGCGTGTTATGATTCAGCTTATCAATGTTGCACACAAACGCGACAACCTGTACCCCCTACTTTTTGATGCGCACCTCCCCGATGAGTATGCACACTTTATTGAAGATGTTGACGTTATTTTTCAGGATGTTGCACAGCGCGACCAGGTACATATTCTTATCAAAAACGCGCGCGTATTTTTGAAAAAAGGAGGCGTTGCGCTTCTTGCACTCAAAGCACGCAGTGTTGATGTAAGCAAAGACCCAAAAGACGTGTTTATGCAAGCAGAAAAAGACTTGAAAACCTATTTTGACATCACCTTCAAAGTACGATTAGAACCGCATGAAAAAGACCACATGTTTTTTGTTTTAAAAAAGAAGTAG
- a CDS encoding thermosome subunit, producing MANEQQQVIILPEGYQRMMGRGAQGANIAAAKAVAETVRTTLGPKGMDKMLVDSIGDIVVTNDGVTILEEMEIENPAAKMIVEIAKTQEEQVGDGTTTAVVIAGELLKKAEELLDQNIHATVISRGYRLAGEKAHELLKTIIENVDLTDKKTLQDVATTAMTGKSAESDKDALAKFIVDAATRVTSPKGKGFTLDASNIKIEKKTGGSISESELIDGIVIDKERVHSEMPSNVTNAKVLLLASALEVKETERSTEIRVNSPDQLKAFLDQEENYIRELVKQIKTLGANVVFCQKGIDDVAQYLLAKQGVFAARRVKKSDMEKLSKATGARIITNLIDATVQDLGFAGSVYEEKISGEDMLFVKNCKNPKAVTLLIRGGTEHVIDEIERAVIDALGDLRAVIEEGDIVYGAGAPEIELSRGLLKYAETLKGREQLAVKKFAEALEIIPKTLAENAGLDPIDVLTELRSLHDAGKKTFGIDVFSGKPADMKKAGVVEPARVKRQAIKSATEVAMMILRIDDVIAAGRLNRDAESAMPPQGMQGMGGMPGMM from the coding sequence ATGGCAAATGAACAACAACAAGTAATTATTCTACCCGAGGGCTACCAACGCATGATGGGACGAGGCGCTCAGGGAGCAAACATTGCTGCAGCAAAAGCAGTAGCAGAAACTGTCCGAACAACACTCGGACCAAAAGGTATGGATAAAATGCTTGTGGACTCAATTGGCGATATTGTTGTTACAAACGATGGCGTCACCATTCTAGAAGAGATGGAAATTGAAAACCCCGCAGCAAAGATGATTGTTGAAATCGCAAAAACCCAAGAAGAACAAGTAGGCGATGGAACAACCACTGCAGTGGTAATTGCCGGAGAATTACTCAAAAAAGCAGAAGAATTACTTGACCAAAACATCCACGCAACCGTGATTTCACGAGGATACCGGCTTGCTGGGGAAAAAGCACATGAGTTGCTCAAAACCATCATTGAAAACGTGGATCTTACTGACAAAAAAACGCTTCAAGACGTTGCAACAACAGCAATGACAGGAAAAAGCGCTGAAAGCGATAAAGATGCTCTTGCCAAATTCATTGTTGACGCAGCAACGCGCGTAACCTCACCAAAAGGCAAGGGGTTTACTCTTGACGCAAGCAATATTAAAATTGAGAAAAAAACAGGAGGAAGCATCAGCGAATCAGAATTAATTGACGGCATTGTTATTGATAAAGAGCGCGTTCACTCTGAGATGCCATCAAACGTAACTAATGCAAAAGTGTTGCTTCTTGCAAGCGCTTTGGAAGTCAAAGAAACAGAGCGAAGCACTGAAATCAGGGTAAACAGTCCCGACCAGCTTAAAGCATTTCTTGATCAGGAAGAAAACTACATTCGCGAACTCGTAAAGCAAATAAAAACGCTTGGCGCAAACGTAGTTTTCTGCCAAAAAGGCATTGACGATGTTGCACAATACTTGCTTGCAAAACAAGGCGTGTTTGCAGCACGACGTGTCAAGAAAAGTGATATGGAAAAATTAAGCAAAGCAACAGGCGCACGAATCATAACCAATCTTATTGACGCAACCGTCCAAGACCTTGGTTTTGCAGGAAGCGTGTATGAAGAAAAGATTTCAGGCGAAGACATGCTCTTTGTTAAGAACTGCAAGAATCCAAAAGCCGTCACACTCCTTATTCGTGGTGGAACTGAACACGTAATTGACGAGATTGAACGCGCAGTTATTGATGCGCTTGGCGACCTTCGCGCGGTTATTGAAGAAGGAGACATTGTGTACGGTGCTGGCGCGCCAGAAATCGAGCTTTCACGAGGACTGCTTAAATATGCTGAAACTCTTAAAGGACGAGAACAATTGGCAGTTAAGAAATTTGCTGAAGCACTTGAAATCATTCCAAAAACGCTTGCAGAAAACGCAGGGCTTGACCCAATTGATGTATTAACTGAGCTTCGAAGCTTACATGATGCAGGCAAAAAAACGTTTGGCATTGATGTGTTTAGCGGTAAACCCGCTGACATGAAAAAAGCAGGCGTTGTTGAACCCGCACGCGTTAAAAGGCAGGCAATCAAATCAGCAACAGAAGTTGCCATGATGATTTTGCGCATTGATGATGTGATTGCTGCAGGACGACTCAATCGTGATGCTGAATCTGCTATGCCGCCACAAGGAATGCAAGGCATGGGCGGCATGCCCGGCATGATGTAG
- a CDS encoding type IV secretion system protein VirB11, whose amino-acid sequence MWNLCSVAIDMSKGGNAPLRRLALAKQQQEPRSAASDEDFSPSMSGVFERLRTAHKEKKGTRKKIKQPIEPISLARDETVEKKHLSDDEIEQLIEEKLNERLAKIKEKKEEKKEEDKKEELAVEVDESPKSEGITLDPSEKETHLDASGAEIKEGAEQEKPDLMELQKVNEVFPLIKLRKDGKEQTYVWGNIRWVTQVNALRYLVKEPPLSDKETKVLTEIKNILERKLDVQFKTVKSESAFDYLRKQAETIQKKIGLKLTENQKMKFEYFLYRDFIGLSEIEPLMHDQDIEDISCDGSNIPIFIYHRNPKYAGIETNVMFKTSDDIDSFVLKLAQKVGRSISIAEPLLDGALPDGSRVQATYGSDIARRGSNFTIRKFTSEPITPIKEIEFGTINPEILAYLWLAMENGLSILISGATATGKTSLLNAISLFIKGEAKIVSIEDTPELRLPQPNWVPQVARSGFGREAYGEVSMFDLLKASLRQRPDYVIVGEVRGKEANVMFQGMATGHASLGTLHADSFNAVYDRLTTRPINLPSSMLENLDLIVFLSITRRGGAYLRKVKEVVEVIEYDLDTNKLKTNIAFRWDPLTDQFVSQKSVLLEKMKEKMGLGTQEVLHELSDRVRVIRWLHKKGLKDFENFARYIQKYYADKKSLLQEIERG is encoded by the coding sequence ATGTGGAATTTGTGTAGTGTAGCAATAGACATGTCTAAAGGAGGGAATGCACCGCTGCGAAGACTTGCACTTGCAAAACAACAACAAGAACCCCGTAGCGCAGCGTCTGATGAAGATTTTTCTCCAAGCATGTCGGGTGTTTTTGAACGCTTGCGTACAGCACACAAGGAAAAGAAAGGCACGAGAAAAAAAATTAAACAACCTATTGAACCAATCTCGCTTGCGCGCGATGAAACGGTTGAAAAAAAACATTTGAGTGACGACGAAATTGAACAGCTTATTGAAGAAAAGCTCAATGAACGGCTTGCAAAAATCAAAGAAAAAAAAGAAGAGAAAAAAGAAGAAGATAAAAAAGAAGAACTCGCTGTTGAAGTGGATGAGAGCCCAAAATCTGAAGGCATTACGCTTGACCCAAGTGAAAAAGAAACCCATTTGGACGCGAGTGGTGCTGAAATAAAAGAAGGAGCAGAACAAGAAAAGCCTGATCTTATGGAATTGCAAAAGGTTAATGAGGTATTTCCTCTTATAAAGTTGCGAAAAGACGGCAAAGAACAAACCTATGTGTGGGGAAATATCCGCTGGGTTACTCAAGTAAACGCACTTCGCTACCTTGTCAAAGAACCTCCCTTAAGTGATAAGGAAACAAAAGTTCTTACTGAAATCAAAAACATTCTTGAGCGAAAACTTGACGTGCAATTCAAGACCGTTAAGAGCGAAAGTGCATTTGATTATTTGCGAAAGCAGGCTGAAACAATTCAAAAAAAGATTGGTCTTAAACTCACTGAAAATCAGAAAATGAAATTTGAGTACTTTTTGTATCGTGATTTTATTGGTCTTAGCGAGATTGAACCCCTCATGCACGACCAAGATATTGAAGATATTTCATGTGACGGCTCAAACATTCCTATTTTCATTTATCACCGAAACCCAAAATATGCAGGAATTGAGACTAATGTCATGTTTAAGACAAGCGATGATATTGATTCTTTCGTGCTTAAGCTCGCACAAAAAGTGGGTCGCTCAATTAGCATTGCAGAACCGCTTCTTGACGGCGCCTTGCCCGATGGTTCTCGTGTGCAGGCAACGTATGGCAGCGACATTGCGCGGCGCGGCTCAAACTTCACGATTCGTAAGTTTACAAGCGAACCAATAACACCAATTAAGGAAATTGAGTTTGGCACGATTAATCCAGAAATCCTTGCGTATTTGTGGCTTGCTATGGAAAACGGATTGAGCATACTTATTTCCGGTGCAACTGCAACAGGAAAAACCAGCCTGCTTAACGCAATTAGCTTGTTTATTAAAGGAGAAGCAAAAATCGTGTCAATTGAGGACACGCCTGAGCTGCGTTTGCCTCAGCCCAACTGGGTTCCCCAGGTTGCGCGAAGTGGTTTTGGCCGTGAAGCCTACGGGGAAGTGAGCATGTTTGACTTGCTTAAAGCAAGTTTACGCCAGCGCCCTGACTACGTTATTGTAGGTGAAGTTCGTGGTAAAGAAGCAAACGTGATGTTTCAGGGAATGGCAACAGGACACGCCTCTCTTGGAACACTGCACGCGGACAGCTTTAATGCAGTGTATGACCGTCTTACCACACGGCCGATTAACTTGCCTTCAAGCATGCTTGAAAACCTTGACCTCATTGTTTTTCTCTCAATCACGCGAAGGGGTGGCGCGTACCTGCGTAAAGTAAAAGAAGTGGTTGAAGTGATTGAGTACGACCTTGACACGAATAAGCTTAAGACAAACATTGCGTTTCGCTGGGACCCGCTTACTGACCAGTTTGTTAGTCAAAAAAGCGTGCTTCTTGAGAAAATGAAAGAAAAAATGGGTCTTGGAACGCAAGAAGTATTGCATGAACTCAGTGATCGCGTGCGCGTTATTCGCTGGCTGCACAAGAAAGGATTAAAGGATTTTGAAAACTTTGCGCGTTACATTCAAAAGTATTACGCCGACAAGAAATCACTCTTACAAGAAATTGAACGAGGATAG
- a CDS encoding replication factor C small subunit, with protein MDLWSEKYRPKRFQDLAGQAHVATRLQSFIDSGTLPHLLFAGPAGTGKTTSALIIAKSFFGDNWSKNFLELNASDERGIDVIRVKVKDFARTKALSEVPFKVILLDEADNLTTDAQQALRRTMEKYTGTCRFILDCNYPSKIIDPIKSRCAVFSFKPVDAESLISALSRVSNEEGLRVGEDAFKALAIVSEGDLRKATNLLQASATTSKNIKSDAIYTLANYARPSEIVTVLTLCRDGDFIRARNMLFDVMTKYGLSGIDVAKQLQRRILDLKLEQAKKLAIISDIGETEFRMVEGSDPFVQLEALLAKIVITAAS; from the coding sequence ATGGATCTTTGGAGTGAGAAATATCGCCCAAAACGCTTTCAAGACCTTGCAGGACAAGCGCACGTAGCCACACGCCTGCAAAGCTTCATTGACTCAGGAACACTTCCTCATCTCTTGTTTGCAGGGCCGGCAGGAACCGGTAAAACCACGTCAGCGCTTATTATTGCAAAATCATTTTTTGGTGACAACTGGTCGAAAAACTTTCTTGAACTCAACGCAAGCGATGAACGCGGCATAGATGTGATTCGCGTGAAAGTAAAGGATTTTGCGCGAACAAAAGCTCTTAGTGAGGTACCATTTAAAGTCATCCTGCTCGACGAAGCAGATAACCTCACTACTGACGCGCAGCAGGCGCTGCGGCGAACCATGGAAAAATACACCGGAACGTGCCGATTTATTCTTGATTGCAACTACCCGTCAAAAATTATTGACCCTATCAAAAGCCGGTGCGCGGTTTTCTCGTTTAAACCGGTTGATGCAGAATCCCTTATATCTGCGCTTTCACGCGTTTCAAATGAAGAAGGATTACGCGTTGGCGAGGACGCGTTCAAAGCCCTTGCAATTGTGAGCGAAGGAGATTTGCGAAAAGCAACAAACCTGCTTCAAGCATCAGCAACAACTTCAAAAAACATCAAAAGCGATGCAATCTACACGCTTGCCAATTACGCGCGGCCCTCAGAAATAGTGACTGTACTTACGTTATGTAGGGATGGAGATTTTATTCGCGCGCGAAACATGCTTTTTGACGTGATGACTAAGTATGGACTTTCAGGTATTGACGTTGCAAAACAATTACAGCGAAGAATTCTTGACCTTAAGCTTGAACAAGCAAAAAAACTTGCTATTATAAGTGATATTGGCGAAACCGAATTCCGCATGGTTGAAGGCTCAGACCCCTTTGTCCAGCTTGAAGCATTGCTTGCCAAAATCGTTATTACTGCTGCATCATGA
- a CDS encoding TATA-box-binding protein, whose amino-acid sequence MVDEIHEDSLKGDITVQNIVASVSLHVEIPLEKVSTEIKNTEYDPEQFPGLVFRIRDPKVSALLFSSGKVVCTGAKEREDINLAVQKIIEALKTIGVEVTKEPDIKVQNIVASGDIHMRLNLNQLVFDLKYAEYEPEQFPGLVYKLPHSHITFLLFGTGKIVCTGAVNIKEINEAVDTLVSTLKGLSDGTRTGA is encoded by the coding sequence ATGGTTGATGAAATACATGAAGACTCTCTTAAAGGAGATATCACGGTTCAAAATATTGTTGCATCTGTTTCCTTGCACGTTGAAATACCTCTAGAAAAAGTCAGCACTGAAATCAAAAACACGGAATACGATCCCGAACAGTTTCCAGGATTGGTGTTTCGTATTCGCGACCCAAAAGTGAGCGCGCTTTTGTTTAGCAGCGGAAAAGTCGTGTGCACAGGCGCAAAAGAACGTGAAGACATTAACTTAGCTGTTCAAAAGATTATTGAAGCGCTCAAAACAATTGGCGTTGAAGTCACCAAAGAACCAGACATCAAAGTCCAAAATATTGTTGCAAGTGGCGACATTCACATGCGCTTAAACCTCAACCAGCTTGTGTTTGACCTTAAATACGCTGAATACGAGCCTGAACAGTTTCCCGGTCTTGTGTACAAATTGCCTCACAGCCACATCACCTTCTTGTTATTTGGCACGGGTAAAATTGTATGTACGGGAGCAGTAAACATTAAAGAGATAAACGAAGCCGTAGATACACTGGTATCCACATTAAAGGGTCTCAGTGATGGAACAAGAACAGGAGCTTAA
- a CDS encoding AAA family ATPase codes for MEQEQELKETKIIQLFEEFLRDTYYRELVDATESDSKSLFIDYAVLSITNAELADAIEKHPKKTIDSFKKALQNIDLPRTDINLRFVNVPAGMIVPIRNIRSEHIGKFFAIEGTIRNASEVRPVSKAAVFECSTCGADNIVKQRETKFTEPTHCVNNCVRARFKLKKQLLIDTVNVTIEESPETLDGGEQPKRLFAFLEDDLVSPTREKEILPGNKVRLIGVLKEYPVVLRTGGQSTRYEFILETNNVEPIQKEFESLDISKEDEEKIKEISKEPDLYLKLRKSIAPNILGYDEIKDALVLQIFGGVRKMRKDGTSSRGDVHILLVGDPGTGKSQMLTYMHRLAPKSVYVTGKGTSAAGLTATVIKDEISKDWILEAGALVLANKGVAVVDEFDKMDHEDRVAMHEAMAQQTVTINKANIHATLNAQASVLAAANPKLGRFDPYTVITEQINLQPTLINRFDLIFTVQDIPDQQRDEKIAKHVLQIHKNPKEFDAPYEASLFRKYVAFAKKTCKPALTDEAIEEISNFYVKLRTRKGMDEKELSAIPISARQLEALVRLAEANARIRLHNKVEKSDARRSIELLQYSMNQVGIDPETGELDIDRIVTGISQSQRNKILVLKDIFKELESKHGEQIPIEDVLKAAAARGIDEGKAEEIISKMKKNGEVYEPRHGRLSRMK; via the coding sequence ATGGAACAAGAACAGGAGCTTAAGGAAACAAAGATAATTCAGCTATTCGAAGAATTCTTGCGCGATACGTATTATCGCGAGCTTGTTGACGCTACTGAAAGTGACAGCAAGAGCTTATTTATTGATTATGCCGTGCTTTCTATTACCAATGCTGAGCTTGCTGACGCGATTGAAAAACATCCAAAAAAGACGATTGATAGTTTCAAAAAAGCTTTGCAAAACATTGATTTGCCACGCACAGATATTAATCTGCGTTTTGTGAACGTGCCTGCAGGCATGATTGTGCCGATTCGAAATATTCGCAGCGAACACATTGGCAAGTTTTTTGCAATTGAAGGAACAATTCGTAATGCAAGCGAAGTCAGGCCCGTTTCAAAAGCAGCAGTTTTTGAGTGTTCTACGTGCGGTGCAGACAATATTGTAAAGCAGCGCGAAACTAAGTTCACTGAGCCAACACATTGCGTAAATAATTGCGTGCGAGCACGCTTTAAGCTCAAAAAACAGTTGTTAATTGACACGGTAAACGTGACCATTGAAGAGAGTCCTGAAACCCTTGATGGCGGTGAGCAGCCAAAGCGTTTGTTCGCGTTTTTAGAGGATGATTTGGTTTCTCCAACACGCGAAAAAGAAATCCTTCCTGGAAATAAAGTTCGACTAATCGGTGTTCTCAAAGAATACCCCGTGGTGCTCAGAACAGGCGGTCAGAGTACGCGCTACGAGTTTATCTTGGAAACAAATAATGTTGAACCGATTCAAAAAGAGTTTGAATCCCTTGATATCAGCAAGGAAGATGAAGAAAAGATTAAAGAAATTAGCAAAGAACCAGATTTATACTTGAAATTGCGAAAGTCCATTGCACCAAACATCTTAGGGTATGATGAGATTAAGGATGCGCTCGTGCTTCAAATCTTTGGAGGCGTGCGAAAAATGAGAAAAGATGGCACGAGTTCACGCGGAGATGTGCACATCTTGCTTGTTGGCGATCCAGGAACCGGTAAGTCGCAAATGCTCACGTACATGCATCGTTTAGCGCCAAAAAGCGTGTATGTAACGGGTAAGGGCACGAGCGCGGCAGGACTGACAGCCACGGTTATCAAAGATGAGATTTCAAAGGATTGGATTTTAGAAGCTGGCGCATTGGTGCTTGCAAACAAGGGTGTTGCCGTTGTTGACGAGTTTGACAAGATGGATCATGAAGACCGTGTTGCCATGCACGAGGCTATGGCTCAGCAAACCGTAACTATTAACAAAGCAAACATTCATGCAACGCTCAATGCGCAAGCAAGCGTGCTTGCTGCTGCAAACCCAAAACTCGGCCGTTTTGACCCGTATACGGTGATTACTGAGCAGATTAATTTGCAACCAACCCTGATTAATCGTTTTGACCTTATTTTTACGGTACAAGACATTCCTGACCAGCAGCGTGACGAAAAGATTGCAAAGCATGTGTTGCAAATTCATAAAAATCCTAAGGAATTTGACGCACCCTATGAAGCGAGTCTGTTTCGAAAATACGTGGCGTTTGCCAAAAAAACGTGCAAACCTGCGCTTACTGATGAAGCCATTGAAGAGATTTCAAACTTTTATGTGAAGCTTCGAACGCGCAAAGGCATGGATGAAAAAGAATTGAGCGCTATACCGATTAGTGCGCGCCAATTAGAAGCATTAGTTCGTCTTGCTGAAGCAAACGCGCGCATTCGCCTGCACAACAAAGTTGAGAAGAGTGATGCACGAAGGTCAATTGAGTTATTGCAGTATAGCATGAATCAAGTGGGTATTGACCCGGAGACGGGCGAGCTTGATATTGACCGAATTGTTACGGGTATCTCGCAGTCGCAGCGCAATAAGATACTTGTGCTAAAAGATATTTTCAAAGAGCTTGAATCAAAGCATGGCGAGCAAATTCCTATAGAAGACGTGCTTAAAGCAGCTGCTGCGCGGGGCATTGACGAAGGTAAGGCTGAAGAGATTATTAGCAAGATGAAGAAGAACGGCGAAGTGTACGAGCCGCGTCATGGCAGGCTCTCACGCATGAAATAG
- a CDS encoding translation initiation factor IF-2 subunit beta, whose product MDESAYKQLLEKARKELPEEVFKKSRFTVPSVESFIQGKKTIFSNFAKIIDYINRDKEHVLKFLSKELATSAVIESGKAVFIGKFSGTQIADKIKKYLKEFVICTECGKPDTHMQKENRVTFLKCAACGATRPVQNI is encoded by the coding sequence ATGGATGAGTCTGCATACAAGCAATTATTGGAAAAAGCGCGAAAAGAACTGCCTGAGGAAGTGTTTAAAAAATCACGTTTTACTGTGCCAAGTGTTGAAAGCTTTATTCAGGGAAAGAAAACAATTTTTTCAAATTTCGCAAAAATCATTGACTACATTAACCGCGACAAGGAACATGTCTTAAAGTTCTTGTCAAAAGAGCTTGCAACAAGCGCAGTTATTGAAAGTGGTAAGGCAGTATTTATAGGAAAATTTTCTGGCACGCAAATTGCTGACAAAATCAAGAAATATCTCAAAGAATTTGTAATATGCACTGAGTGCGGAAAACCTGACACGCATATGCAAAAAGAGAACCGCGTTACGTTTCTCAAATGTGCAGCGTGCGGTGCAACGCGTCCTGTTCAAAACATTTAG
- a CDS encoding aspartate--tRNA(Asn) ligase: MKLISTAEAFKKSGKVTLGGWVDELKILGGLKFIWLRDKTGKIQVTVNKKTSNKEVFNAVDTLTKESVILVTGIIKNVPQAPGGKEISPEKIELVNKAEQPVPLDISGHANSGLDARLDWRFLDLRKPEQQAIFRIQSVMSNAFRQHFYNKGFTEIQPPCVIAAASEGGAELFPVIYFDKEAFLAQSPQLYKQMVLASGFDKVFMTTPVWRAEPHATPRHLNEARQYDIEVAWANDTEALDYLEEVLIHIIKTVKKECKNELKLLKRDLKVPKAVRITYTEALKQLANEGITIEWGQDLTPEAERMLCKVHGEENFVFIQEWPTNVRAFYSMPKEGNENVCLAYDALYGGMELLSGATRVHKVDILEKQLRAKGLDPAKFKFYLDAFRYGCPPHSGWSFGLERLTMTVLGLSNIREGTLFARDQNRLTP; the protein is encoded by the coding sequence ATGAAACTAATATCAACTGCAGAAGCATTCAAAAAATCCGGCAAAGTCACGCTTGGCGGCTGGGTTGATGAACTAAAAATTCTTGGAGGCCTCAAATTTATTTGGCTTCGGGACAAAACAGGAAAAATTCAGGTTACCGTTAATAAAAAGACTTCAAACAAAGAGGTGTTTAATGCAGTTGATACCCTCACCAAAGAAAGTGTTATTCTCGTAACGGGAATTATCAAAAACGTGCCGCAGGCACCTGGCGGAAAAGAAATAAGCCCAGAAAAAATTGAGCTTGTTAACAAAGCAGAACAACCGGTTCCGCTAGATATTTCAGGTCATGCAAATTCAGGTCTTGACGCGCGACTTGACTGGCGCTTTTTAGATCTTCGAAAGCCTGAACAGCAAGCGATTTTTCGCATTCAAAGCGTGATGAGTAACGCGTTTCGCCAACACTTTTACAATAAAGGTTTTACTGAAATCCAGCCTCCGTGCGTGATTGCAGCAGCAAGTGAAGGAGGTGCGGAATTGTTTCCGGTCATTTATTTTGATAAAGAAGCGTTTCTGGCACAAAGCCCGCAATTGTACAAGCAAATGGTGCTCGCATCAGGTTTTGATAAAGTCTTTATGACAACTCCAGTGTGGCGCGCAGAACCGCATGCAACACCACGACATTTGAACGAAGCACGCCAGTATGATATTGAAGTTGCATGGGCAAATGATACTGAAGCTCTTGACTATCTTGAAGAAGTGTTAATCCATATTATCAAGACAGTTAAAAAAGAGTGCAAGAATGAGTTGAAATTGCTTAAGCGTGATTTGAAAGTACCAAAAGCAGTGCGCATTACCTACACTGAAGCACTCAAGCAACTTGCAAACGAGGGCATTACAATTGAGTGGGGTCAAGATCTAACTCCTGAAGCTGAGCGAATGCTTTGCAAGGTGCATGGTGAAGAAAACTTTGTGTTCATTCAAGAGTGGCCAACTAACGTTCGCGCATTTTATTCAATGCCAAAAGAAGGCAATGAAAACGTGTGTCTTGCCTATGACGCATTGTATGGGGGTATGGAATTATTGTCTGGCGCGACTCGTGTGCATAAAGTAGATATTCTTGAAAAGCAATTGCGTGCAAAAGGGCTTGACCCTGCAAAGTTCAAGTTTTACCTTGACGCATTTAGATATGGGTGTCCGCCACATAGTGGTTGGAGTTTTGGCTTGGAGCGCTTGACTATGACTGTTTTGGGCTTGTCAAACATTCGTGAAGGAACGCTTTTTGCCCGAGACCAAAACAGGCTTACTCCTTAA